From Electrophorus electricus isolate fEleEle1 chromosome 8, fEleEle1.pri, whole genome shotgun sequence, the proteins below share one genomic window:
- the u2af2b gene encoding U2 small nuclear RNA auxiliary factor 2b isoform X1, with the protein MSDFDEFERQLTENKQGDSVNGHERDKENRHRRRSGSRSRSRERKRRSRERRSRERRSSSKDRRHRRSHSPHREKKKKVKKYWDVPPPGFEHITPMQYKAMQAAGQIPATALLPTMTPDGLAVTPTPVPVVGSQMTRQARRLYVGNIPFGITEESMMDFFNAQMRLGGLTQAPGNPVLAVQINQDKNFAFLEFRSVDETTQAMAFDGIILQGQSLKIRRPHDYQPLPGMSENPSVYVPGASTLEYVSRVVSTVVPDSAHKLFIGGLPNYLNDDQVKELLTSFGPLKAFNLVKDSATGLSKGYAFCEYVDVNLNDQAIAGLNGMQLGDKKLLVQRASVGAKNATMTSINETPVTLQVPGLMNSSVNQMGGIPTEVLCLMNMVAPEELLDDEEYEEIVEDVRDECSKYGQVKSIEIPRPVDGLEVPGTGKIFVEFTSVFDSQKAMQGLTGRKFANRVVVTKYCDPDAYHRRDFG; encoded by the exons ATGTCGGATTTTGATGAATTTGAGAGACAGCTGACTGAAAATAAGCAAG GTGACAGTGTTAACGGCCATG AGCGGGACAAAGAGAACCGGCACAGGCGGCGGAGTGGTTCTCGCAGCCGCAGtcgggagaggaagaggagaagcagggagagaaggagcaggGAGCGGCGCAGCAGCAGCAAGGACCGCAGACATAGACGCAG TCATTCCCCACacagggagaagaagaagaaagtgaaaaagTACTGGGATGTCCCTCCTCCAGGTTTTGAGCACATCACACCCATGCAGTATAAGGCCATGCAGG CGGCTGGCCAGATTCCTGCTACAGCCCTGTTGCCTACGATGACTCCAGATGGACTGGCCGTTACACCCACCCCGGTGCCTGTGGTGGGCAGTCAAATGACCCGCCAGGCTAGAAGACTTTATGTGGGTAACATCCCATTCGGCATCACAGAG GAATCCATGATGGACTTTTTCAATGCTCAGATGAGACTTGGAGGTCTGACTCAGGCTCCAGGAAACCCTGTCCTTGCTGTCCAGATTAACCAGGACAAGAACTTTGCCTTCCTTGAG TTTCGTTCCGTGGATGAAACCACGCAGGCCATGGCGTTTGATGGCATCATACTCCAAGGTCAGAGTCTGAAGATCCGCCGGCCGCATGACTACCAGCCGTTGCCGGGCATGAGTGAGAACCCGAGTGTGTATGTGCCAGGTGCGTCAACTCTGGAATACGTCTCTC GAGTGGTGTCCACTGTAGTTCCTGACTCTGCTCACAAACTTTTCATTGGAGGCCTGCCCAACTATCTCAATGATGACCAG GTGAAAGAGTTGTTGACATCCTTTGGACCACTAAAAGCATTTAACCTTGTGAAGGACAGTGCCACAGGTCTCTCCAAAGGCTATGCCTTCTGTGAATATGTTGATGTCAACCTTAATGATCAG GCTATTGCAGGACTGAATGGGATGCAATTAGGGGATAAGAAGCTCTTGGTCCAGAGAGCAAGTGTAGGAGCCAAGAATGCTACTATG ACAAGTATAAATGAGACCCCAGTGACGCTGCAGGTACCTGGCCTGATGAACAGCTCTGTAAATCAGATGGGTGGAATCCCCACTGAGGTGCTGTGTCTCATGAACATGGTGGCTCCAGAGGAGCTGCTGGACGATGAGGAGTATGAGGAGATTGTGGAGGACGTCAGAGATGAGTGCTCCAAATATGGCCAGGTCAAGAGCATTGAGATTCCCCGGCCTGTCGATGGCCTGGAGGTCCCCGGAACAGGCAAA ATCTTTGTGGAGTTCACATCAGTGTTTGACTCTCAGAAAGCCATGCAGGGCTTGACGGGGAGGAAGTTTGCCAATAGAGTGGTGGTGACCAAGTACTGCGACCCTGATGCGTACCACCGCCGAGACTTTGGCTAG
- the u2af2b gene encoding U2 small nuclear RNA auxiliary factor 2b isoform X2, which produces MSDFDEFERQLTENKQERDKENRHRRRSGSRSRSRERKRRSRERRSRERRSSSKDRRHRRSHSPHREKKKKVKKYWDVPPPGFEHITPMQYKAMQAAGQIPATALLPTMTPDGLAVTPTPVPVVGSQMTRQARRLYVGNIPFGITEESMMDFFNAQMRLGGLTQAPGNPVLAVQINQDKNFAFLEFRSVDETTQAMAFDGIILQGQSLKIRRPHDYQPLPGMSENPSVYVPGASTLEYVSRVVSTVVPDSAHKLFIGGLPNYLNDDQVKELLTSFGPLKAFNLVKDSATGLSKGYAFCEYVDVNLNDQAIAGLNGMQLGDKKLLVQRASVGAKNATMTSINETPVTLQVPGLMNSSVNQMGGIPTEVLCLMNMVAPEELLDDEEYEEIVEDVRDECSKYGQVKSIEIPRPVDGLEVPGTGKIFVEFTSVFDSQKAMQGLTGRKFANRVVVTKYCDPDAYHRRDFG; this is translated from the exons ATGTCGGATTTTGATGAATTTGAGAGACAGCTGACTGAAAATAAGCAAG AGCGGGACAAAGAGAACCGGCACAGGCGGCGGAGTGGTTCTCGCAGCCGCAGtcgggagaggaagaggagaagcagggagagaaggagcaggGAGCGGCGCAGCAGCAGCAAGGACCGCAGACATAGACGCAG TCATTCCCCACacagggagaagaagaagaaagtgaaaaagTACTGGGATGTCCCTCCTCCAGGTTTTGAGCACATCACACCCATGCAGTATAAGGCCATGCAGG CGGCTGGCCAGATTCCTGCTACAGCCCTGTTGCCTACGATGACTCCAGATGGACTGGCCGTTACACCCACCCCGGTGCCTGTGGTGGGCAGTCAAATGACCCGCCAGGCTAGAAGACTTTATGTGGGTAACATCCCATTCGGCATCACAGAG GAATCCATGATGGACTTTTTCAATGCTCAGATGAGACTTGGAGGTCTGACTCAGGCTCCAGGAAACCCTGTCCTTGCTGTCCAGATTAACCAGGACAAGAACTTTGCCTTCCTTGAG TTTCGTTCCGTGGATGAAACCACGCAGGCCATGGCGTTTGATGGCATCATACTCCAAGGTCAGAGTCTGAAGATCCGCCGGCCGCATGACTACCAGCCGTTGCCGGGCATGAGTGAGAACCCGAGTGTGTATGTGCCAGGTGCGTCAACTCTGGAATACGTCTCTC GAGTGGTGTCCACTGTAGTTCCTGACTCTGCTCACAAACTTTTCATTGGAGGCCTGCCCAACTATCTCAATGATGACCAG GTGAAAGAGTTGTTGACATCCTTTGGACCACTAAAAGCATTTAACCTTGTGAAGGACAGTGCCACAGGTCTCTCCAAAGGCTATGCCTTCTGTGAATATGTTGATGTCAACCTTAATGATCAG GCTATTGCAGGACTGAATGGGATGCAATTAGGGGATAAGAAGCTCTTGGTCCAGAGAGCAAGTGTAGGAGCCAAGAATGCTACTATG ACAAGTATAAATGAGACCCCAGTGACGCTGCAGGTACCTGGCCTGATGAACAGCTCTGTAAATCAGATGGGTGGAATCCCCACTGAGGTGCTGTGTCTCATGAACATGGTGGCTCCAGAGGAGCTGCTGGACGATGAGGAGTATGAGGAGATTGTGGAGGACGTCAGAGATGAGTGCTCCAAATATGGCCAGGTCAAGAGCATTGAGATTCCCCGGCCTGTCGATGGCCTGGAGGTCCCCGGAACAGGCAAA ATCTTTGTGGAGTTCACATCAGTGTTTGACTCTCAGAAAGCCATGCAGGGCTTGACGGGGAGGAAGTTTGCCAATAGAGTGGTGGTGACCAAGTACTGCGACCCTGATGCGTACCACCGCCGAGACTTTGGCTAG
- the u2af2b gene encoding U2 small nuclear RNA auxiliary factor 2b isoform X3: MSDFDEFERQLTENKQGDSVNGHERDKENRHRRRSGSRSRSRERKRRSRERRSRERRSSSKDRRHRRSHSPHREKKKKVKKYWDVPPPGFEHITPMQYKAMQAAGQIPATALLPTMTPDGLAVTPTPVPVVGSQMTRQARRLYVGNIPFGITEESMMDFFNAQMRLGGLTQAPGNPVLAVQINQDKNFAFLEFRSVDETTQAMAFDGIILQGQSLKIRRPHDYQPLPGMSENPSVYVPGVVSTVVPDSAHKLFIGGLPNYLNDDQVKELLTSFGPLKAFNLVKDSATGLSKGYAFCEYVDVNLNDQAIAGLNGMQLGDKKLLVQRASVGAKNATMTSINETPVTLQVPGLMNSSVNQMGGIPTEVLCLMNMVAPEELLDDEEYEEIVEDVRDECSKYGQVKSIEIPRPVDGLEVPGTGKIFVEFTSVFDSQKAMQGLTGRKFANRVVVTKYCDPDAYHRRDFG, from the exons ATGTCGGATTTTGATGAATTTGAGAGACAGCTGACTGAAAATAAGCAAG GTGACAGTGTTAACGGCCATG AGCGGGACAAAGAGAACCGGCACAGGCGGCGGAGTGGTTCTCGCAGCCGCAGtcgggagaggaagaggagaagcagggagagaaggagcaggGAGCGGCGCAGCAGCAGCAAGGACCGCAGACATAGACGCAG TCATTCCCCACacagggagaagaagaagaaagtgaaaaagTACTGGGATGTCCCTCCTCCAGGTTTTGAGCACATCACACCCATGCAGTATAAGGCCATGCAGG CGGCTGGCCAGATTCCTGCTACAGCCCTGTTGCCTACGATGACTCCAGATGGACTGGCCGTTACACCCACCCCGGTGCCTGTGGTGGGCAGTCAAATGACCCGCCAGGCTAGAAGACTTTATGTGGGTAACATCCCATTCGGCATCACAGAG GAATCCATGATGGACTTTTTCAATGCTCAGATGAGACTTGGAGGTCTGACTCAGGCTCCAGGAAACCCTGTCCTTGCTGTCCAGATTAACCAGGACAAGAACTTTGCCTTCCTTGAG TTTCGTTCCGTGGATGAAACCACGCAGGCCATGGCGTTTGATGGCATCATACTCCAAGGTCAGAGTCTGAAGATCCGCCGGCCGCATGACTACCAGCCGTTGCCGGGCATGAGTGAGAACCCGAGTGTGTATGTGCCAG GAGTGGTGTCCACTGTAGTTCCTGACTCTGCTCACAAACTTTTCATTGGAGGCCTGCCCAACTATCTCAATGATGACCAG GTGAAAGAGTTGTTGACATCCTTTGGACCACTAAAAGCATTTAACCTTGTGAAGGACAGTGCCACAGGTCTCTCCAAAGGCTATGCCTTCTGTGAATATGTTGATGTCAACCTTAATGATCAG GCTATTGCAGGACTGAATGGGATGCAATTAGGGGATAAGAAGCTCTTGGTCCAGAGAGCAAGTGTAGGAGCCAAGAATGCTACTATG ACAAGTATAAATGAGACCCCAGTGACGCTGCAGGTACCTGGCCTGATGAACAGCTCTGTAAATCAGATGGGTGGAATCCCCACTGAGGTGCTGTGTCTCATGAACATGGTGGCTCCAGAGGAGCTGCTGGACGATGAGGAGTATGAGGAGATTGTGGAGGACGTCAGAGATGAGTGCTCCAAATATGGCCAGGTCAAGAGCATTGAGATTCCCCGGCCTGTCGATGGCCTGGAGGTCCCCGGAACAGGCAAA ATCTTTGTGGAGTTCACATCAGTGTTTGACTCTCAGAAAGCCATGCAGGGCTTGACGGGGAGGAAGTTTGCCAATAGAGTGGTGGTGACCAAGTACTGCGACCCTGATGCGTACCACCGCCGAGACTTTGGCTAG
- the u2af2b gene encoding U2 small nuclear RNA auxiliary factor 2b isoform X4, giving the protein MSDFDEFERQLTENKQERDKENRHRRRSGSRSRSRERKRRSRERRSRERRSSSKDRRHRRSHSPHREKKKKVKKYWDVPPPGFEHITPMQYKAMQAAGQIPATALLPTMTPDGLAVTPTPVPVVGSQMTRQARRLYVGNIPFGITEESMMDFFNAQMRLGGLTQAPGNPVLAVQINQDKNFAFLEFRSVDETTQAMAFDGIILQGQSLKIRRPHDYQPLPGMSENPSVYVPGVVSTVVPDSAHKLFIGGLPNYLNDDQVKELLTSFGPLKAFNLVKDSATGLSKGYAFCEYVDVNLNDQAIAGLNGMQLGDKKLLVQRASVGAKNATMTSINETPVTLQVPGLMNSSVNQMGGIPTEVLCLMNMVAPEELLDDEEYEEIVEDVRDECSKYGQVKSIEIPRPVDGLEVPGTGKIFVEFTSVFDSQKAMQGLTGRKFANRVVVTKYCDPDAYHRRDFG; this is encoded by the exons ATGTCGGATTTTGATGAATTTGAGAGACAGCTGACTGAAAATAAGCAAG AGCGGGACAAAGAGAACCGGCACAGGCGGCGGAGTGGTTCTCGCAGCCGCAGtcgggagaggaagaggagaagcagggagagaaggagcaggGAGCGGCGCAGCAGCAGCAAGGACCGCAGACATAGACGCAG TCATTCCCCACacagggagaagaagaagaaagtgaaaaagTACTGGGATGTCCCTCCTCCAGGTTTTGAGCACATCACACCCATGCAGTATAAGGCCATGCAGG CGGCTGGCCAGATTCCTGCTACAGCCCTGTTGCCTACGATGACTCCAGATGGACTGGCCGTTACACCCACCCCGGTGCCTGTGGTGGGCAGTCAAATGACCCGCCAGGCTAGAAGACTTTATGTGGGTAACATCCCATTCGGCATCACAGAG GAATCCATGATGGACTTTTTCAATGCTCAGATGAGACTTGGAGGTCTGACTCAGGCTCCAGGAAACCCTGTCCTTGCTGTCCAGATTAACCAGGACAAGAACTTTGCCTTCCTTGAG TTTCGTTCCGTGGATGAAACCACGCAGGCCATGGCGTTTGATGGCATCATACTCCAAGGTCAGAGTCTGAAGATCCGCCGGCCGCATGACTACCAGCCGTTGCCGGGCATGAGTGAGAACCCGAGTGTGTATGTGCCAG GAGTGGTGTCCACTGTAGTTCCTGACTCTGCTCACAAACTTTTCATTGGAGGCCTGCCCAACTATCTCAATGATGACCAG GTGAAAGAGTTGTTGACATCCTTTGGACCACTAAAAGCATTTAACCTTGTGAAGGACAGTGCCACAGGTCTCTCCAAAGGCTATGCCTTCTGTGAATATGTTGATGTCAACCTTAATGATCAG GCTATTGCAGGACTGAATGGGATGCAATTAGGGGATAAGAAGCTCTTGGTCCAGAGAGCAAGTGTAGGAGCCAAGAATGCTACTATG ACAAGTATAAATGAGACCCCAGTGACGCTGCAGGTACCTGGCCTGATGAACAGCTCTGTAAATCAGATGGGTGGAATCCCCACTGAGGTGCTGTGTCTCATGAACATGGTGGCTCCAGAGGAGCTGCTGGACGATGAGGAGTATGAGGAGATTGTGGAGGACGTCAGAGATGAGTGCTCCAAATATGGCCAGGTCAAGAGCATTGAGATTCCCCGGCCTGTCGATGGCCTGGAGGTCCCCGGAACAGGCAAA ATCTTTGTGGAGTTCACATCAGTGTTTGACTCTCAGAAAGCCATGCAGGGCTTGACGGGGAGGAAGTTTGCCAATAGAGTGGTGGTGACCAAGTACTGCGACCCTGATGCGTACCACCGCCGAGACTTTGGCTAG
- the cnot3b gene encoding CCR4-NOT transcription complex subunit 3b: protein MADKRKLQGEIDRCLKKVAEGVEQFEDIWQKLHNAANANQKEKYEADLKKEIKKLQRLRDQIKTWVASNEIKDKRQLVENRKLIETQMERFKIVERETKTKAYSKEGLGLAQKVDPAQKEKEEVGQWLTTTIDTLNMQVDQFESEVESLSVQTRKKKGDKEKQDRIEELKRLIERHRYHIRMLETILRMLDNDSVQVEAIRKIKDDVEYYLDSSQEPDFEENEFLYDDLDLEDISQPLVATSPPTHIEDDIFQHSSSTPTSTTSSSPIPPSPATCTTNSEDDKKRGRSTDSEFSQSPVKNGNPSSLSSPSSSSLGASSTSVVSMATSSSSSVTGCNSLLGNMGGLHQNSCSYSSAIQQQTQQAQQQPKNAINSQSSTTPVPSNCVLLPTSTSASSSPNTSMASCQPQPPLGPSPASGLGQGLGLGLGKGGVTANSNVGQIPNLSLSGMSASMNSMVGLLRGSTPAPYAQAAATGTAASGLPGSAGPNASSTNSSEALTLAGTNGGVASAGLLGSSPSITSISGGILGLSSTQTPVQPSSLVTPSPVGGGHIQGSTVGVIGCNGGNSGTGSTGLPRPPSGQKQNGGTTYSAIVADSTSDSSLSSASQSQNSQASTLNSTNSLPKDGGSSLLGSMALPPSSPSPSYSEAKPSGSSILNGPHSYTQATDAIKSQEPLSSLKSMAERAAQGSGLEGELSALHLTGDIFPGSAAPSGPPVAPQSSLSEVNIPPSLGVCPLGPTPLSKEQLYQQAMQESAWTHMPHPSDSERIRQYLMRNPCPTLPFHHQVPPPHSDSVEFYQRLSTETLFFIFYYLEGTKAQYLAAKALKKQSWRFHTKYMMWFQRHEEPKTITDEFEQGTYIYFDYEKWGQRKKEGFTFEYRYLEDRDLQ from the exons ATGGCTGATAAAAGAAAATTACAAG GTGAAATCGATCGATGTCTAAAAAAAGTAGCAGAAGGAGTGGAGCAGTTTGAGGACATCTGGCAAAAG CTTCACAATGCAGCCAATGCCAACCAAAAAGAGAAATATGAGGCTGACCTCAAGAAAGAGATAAAAAAATTACAG CGCCTTCGAGACCAGATTAAGACGTGGGTGGCCTCCAACGAAATCAAAGACAAACGGCAGCTGGTAGAAAACCGTAAACTTATAGAGACG CAAATGGAGCGCTTTAAAATCGTGGAGcgggaaacaaaaacaaaagcatactCTAAAGAGGGACTCGGTCTTGCCCAGAAAGTAGACCCTGcccagaaagaaaaagaagaggttGGACAGTGGCTTACG ACGACAATAGACACCCTTAACATGCAGGTGGACCAGTTTGAGAGTGAGGTGGAATCACTCTCAGTACAGACAAGGAAGAAGAAAGGGGATAAAGAG AAGCAGGACCGGATAGAGGAGCTGAAGAGGTTAATTGAGCGTCACCGCTACCACATCCGCATGCTGGAGACCATTCTGAGAATGCTGGACAATGACTCCGTGCAGGTGGAGGCCATACGCAAGATCAAAGATGATGTGGAGTACTATCTAGATTCCTCTCAGGAACCTGACTTTGAGGAGAATGAGTTCCTTTATGACGACCTGGATCTAGAGGATATAT CCCAGCCGTTAGTCGCTACATCTCCACCAACACACATAGAGGATGACATCTTCCAGCACTCCAGTTCCACGCCGACCTCCACCACTTCGTCTTCCCCAATCCCTCCATCCCCTGCCACTTGCACTACG AATTCGGAGGATGACAAGAAACGAGGGCGTTCCACAGACAGTGAATTCAGCCag TCTCCTGTGAAGAATGGCAACCCTTCGTCCCTATCCTCCCCATCCTCCTCATCCTTGGGAGCCTCCTCAACCTCAGTAGTATCTATGgcaaccagcagcagcagctcagtgACCGGGTGCAACAGTCTCCTAGGCAACATGGGTGGCCTGCATCAGAACTCTTGCAGCTACAGCTCTGCCATCCAGCAGCAAACCCAGCAGGCTCAGCAACAGCCTAAGAATGCCATCAACTCACAATCCAGCACCACTCCTGTGCCCTCTAATTGTGTTCTTCtgcccacctccacctcagcATCCTCTTCTCCCAATACCAGCATGGCCAGCTGCCAACCGCAGCCTCCACTGGGGCCTTCTCCAGCCTCTGGTTTGGGCCAGGGTCTGGGGTTGGGCCTGGGGAAGGGTGGTGTGACAGCAAACAGCAACGTTGGCCAGATTCCAAACCTCAGCCTTTCAGGGATGTCGGCATCCATGAACAGCATGGTGGGGCTCTTACGAGGGTCCACCCCTGCACCTTACGCCCAGGCGGCAGCCACTGGCACAGCAGCCAGTGGTTTGCCTGGGTCAGCCGGGCCcaatgctagcagcacaaacTCTAGTGAAGCACTAACGCTGGCAGGAACCAATGGAGGCGTCGCCTCTGCAGGTCTTCTTGGCTCATCACCCAGCATCACAAGCATCAGTGGTGGGATCTTGGGTCTCAGTTCTACACAAACTCCTGTGCAGCCCTCGTCCTTGGTGACCCCCAGCCCTGTGGGAGGAGGCCACATACAGGGGAGCACTGTGGGTGTTATCGGGTGCAATGGTGGCAATTCCGGGACAGGAAGCACTGGGCTGCCACGACCACCTAGTGGACAGAAACAGAACGGCGGCACAA CCTATAGTGCCATAGTAGCAGATAGCACATCAGACTCCTCCCTCAGCAgtgccagccaatcacagaacaGCCAAGCCTCAACCTTAAATTCCACAAACAGTCTGCC TAAGGACGGTGGATCCAGCCTTTTGGGATCGATGGCTCTCCCTCCCAGCTCCCCCTCGCCCTCCTACAGTGAGGCTAAACCCAGTGGGAGCAGTATACTCAATGGCCCTCACTCCTATACACAAGCTACCGATGCCATCAAG TCTCAGGAGCCATTGAGTTCTCTGAAGTCGATGGCAGAGAGGGCAGCCCAGGGCTCAGGGTTAGAGGGTGAACTCTCTGCACTACATCTCACTGGAG aTATCTTCCCTGGATCTGCAGCCCCCTCAGGTCCTCCTGTGGCTCCCCAGTCTTCTCTGTCGGAGGTGAACATCCCTCCATCACTAGGAGTTTGTCCCCTGGGCCCCACACCTCTCTCCAAAGAGCAGCTATACCAGCAAGCCATGCAGGAGTCAGCCTGGACACACATGCCCCACCCATCCGACTCTGAGAGGATCAg GCAGTACCTGATGAGGAACCCCTGTCCCACATTGCCTTTCCACCACCAGGTGCCACCACCGCACTCAGACTCTGTGGAGTTCTACCAGAGATTGTCTACAGAGACCCTCTTCTTCATCTTTTACTACCTAGAG GGGACAAAAGCGCAGTATCTGGCAGCCAAGGCCTTGAAAAAACAGTCATGGAGGTTCCACACAAAGTACATGATGTGGTTTCAGAGGCACGAAGAGCCCAAGACCATAACTGATGAGTTTGAGCAG gggacatacatttattttgactaTGAGAAGTGGGGtcagaggaaaaaagaaggcTTTACATTTGAGTACAGGTACCTTGAGGACCGGGACCTCCAGTGA